A portion of the Hymenobacter gelipurpurascens genome contains these proteins:
- a CDS encoding DedA family protein: MEIVDFVLHLDKHLAALIQDYGAWTYAILFLIIFVETGVVVLPFLPGDSLLFAAGSLAALPGSPLNVWVMMGLLILAAVLGDTLNYHIGDYLGPRVFTGSSRFLKREHLEKTQAFYQKHGAKTIILARFIPIIRTFAPFVAGVGTMSYTKFLSYNVVGAVAWVVLLTGAGYFFGSMPFVQKNFSLVVVAIIVLSVLPAVWEFFKARRAPVTR; encoded by the coding sequence ATGGAAATTGTTGATTTCGTCCTGCACCTGGATAAGCACTTAGCTGCTCTGATTCAGGACTATGGTGCCTGGACCTACGCCATTCTGTTCCTCATCATCTTTGTGGAAACTGGCGTAGTGGTGCTGCCCTTCCTGCCCGGCGACTCTCTGCTGTTCGCGGCCGGCTCCTTGGCCGCGCTGCCCGGCTCCCCCCTGAATGTGTGGGTGATGATGGGCCTGCTTATCCTGGCTGCCGTGCTCGGCGATACCCTCAACTACCACATCGGCGATTATCTGGGGCCGCGCGTATTCACTGGCAGCTCGCGCTTCCTGAAGCGGGAGCATCTGGAAAAAACACAGGCTTTCTATCAGAAGCACGGTGCCAAAACCATCATTCTGGCGCGTTTCATCCCCATTATCCGCACGTTTGCGCCGTTTGTGGCCGGCGTAGGCACCATGAGCTACACCAAGTTTCTTTCCTACAATGTGGTAGGTGCCGTAGCGTGGGTGGTACTACTGACCGGGGCTGGCTACTTCTTCGGCTCGATGCCTTTCGTGCAGAAAAACTTCTCGTTGGTGGTAGTTGCCATCATCGTGCTGTCGGTGCTGCCGGCGGTGTGGGAGTTTTTCAAAGCCCGCCGCGCACCGGTAACGCGTTAG
- a CDS encoding PQQ-dependent sugar dehydrogenase: MNKSVFQLPLLGLGLLVACGGPSKEEKAEAQADTPADTVATATTAVKLPEPYATESTTKRSKVIGWPKGRTPVVPAGFTIQEYAGNFQSPRWAYVTPNGDVLVAESNTVPTNPKKKVVAALDLDPSKSLRATSANRITLLRDTNKDGKPDVRETFLSNLSQPLGMLVLGQYFYVGNTDGVWRYPYQAGQTKITGKGEKILSLPAGGYNNHWTRNLLAGPDGKKIYISVGSGSNVAENGIDKEERRANILEINPDGSGEKIYASGLRNPVGMDWVKGTGKLWTAVNERDELGDELVPDYLTSVQEGAFYGWPYSYFGQHEDPRRKNERPDLVKKAVVPDVPLGPHTASLGLAIYDGQAFPAKYQGGAFIGQHGSWNRSSFSGYKVVFVPFQNGKPNGGMEDFVTGFVANEKEKEVYGRPVGVTEMPDGSLLVLDDAGEKVWRVAAQ, encoded by the coding sequence ATGAATAAGTCTGTTTTCCAGTTGCCCTTGCTTGGCCTAGGCCTGCTAGTTGCCTGCGGTGGCCCCTCCAAAGAAGAAAAGGCCGAAGCCCAGGCCGATACGCCTGCCGATACTGTTGCCACTGCCACCACCGCTGTAAAGCTGCCGGAACCCTACGCCACCGAATCAACTACGAAGCGGAGCAAGGTGATTGGCTGGCCCAAAGGCAGAACGCCAGTGGTGCCTGCGGGCTTCACTATTCAGGAATACGCCGGCAATTTCCAGAGCCCGCGCTGGGCCTACGTTACGCCGAACGGCGACGTGCTGGTAGCCGAATCCAACACGGTGCCCACCAATCCGAAGAAGAAAGTAGTGGCCGCGCTGGATCTGGATCCTTCCAAATCGTTGCGGGCTACCAGTGCCAACCGCATCACGCTGCTCCGTGACACCAACAAAGACGGCAAGCCCGATGTGCGCGAAACCTTCCTGAGTAACCTTAGCCAGCCGCTTGGTATGCTGGTGCTAGGCCAGTACTTCTATGTAGGGAATACCGATGGCGTGTGGCGTTACCCGTACCAGGCCGGCCAAACCAAGATTACGGGCAAGGGTGAGAAAATCTTGAGCCTGCCCGCCGGTGGCTACAACAACCACTGGACCCGCAACCTGCTGGCTGGCCCCGATGGCAAGAAGATCTATATCTCCGTAGGCTCGGGCTCCAATGTGGCGGAGAACGGCATCGATAAAGAGGAGCGCCGGGCTAATATTCTGGAAATCAACCCCGATGGTTCTGGTGAAAAAATATACGCCAGTGGCCTACGCAACCCTGTGGGTATGGATTGGGTGAAAGGCACCGGCAAACTCTGGACCGCCGTGAATGAGCGCGATGAACTCGGCGACGAGCTGGTACCCGACTACCTGACCAGTGTGCAGGAAGGTGCTTTCTATGGCTGGCCGTACTCGTATTTTGGACAGCACGAAGACCCGCGCCGCAAAAACGAGCGCCCCGATCTGGTGAAGAAGGCCGTAGTGCCCGACGTGCCATTGGGGCCACATACTGCTTCGCTGGGCCTCGCAATTTATGATGGACAAGCCTTCCCGGCTAAGTATCAGGGTGGGGCCTTCATTGGGCAACACGGGTCCTGGAACCGCTCCAGTTTTTCGGGCTACAAAGTGGTGTTCGTACCCTTCCAGAATGGTAAGCCCAACGGCGGCATGGAAGATTTCGTGACGGGCTTCGTGGCCAATGAAAAGGAGAAAGAAGTGTACGGTCGCCCGGTGGGCGTAACCGAAATGCCCGATGGCTCTCTGCTGGTGCTAGATGATGCCGGGGAGAAGGTCTGGCGCGTTGCAGCTCAGTAA
- a CDS encoding alpha/beta hydrolase, whose amino-acid sequence MRIRVFLLLVAVLLAYTTPAQPAPGRVEHLASFPSKLVKPRNVDVWLPAGYPKPGKRYPVLYMHDGQNLFSPKTSYGGTAWEVDSVLSQLIQDGKARECIVVGIWNTDLRFREYAPAKPYARLSAAQQQPYAQVVPAAPLSDVYLKFLVTELKPFIDKKYATAPKRADTFIAGSSMGGLISLYAVLEYPQVFGGAACISTHWPLSVQQDSNDFTEVMVAYMQQKLPRRMRPKLYFDYGTTTLDAWYEPHQLRADSVLRAAGYTSTNWLTRKYEGAAHNEAAWQQRVAVPLQFLLAPKP is encoded by the coding sequence ATGCGTATCCGTGTATTCTTACTTCTGGTAGCCGTGCTACTGGCCTACACCACTCCAGCGCAACCAGCCCCCGGCCGCGTGGAGCACCTGGCCAGTTTCCCCTCGAAGCTGGTGAAACCGCGAAATGTAGATGTGTGGCTGCCGGCCGGCTACCCTAAGCCCGGCAAGCGCTACCCTGTGCTCTACATGCACGATGGGCAGAATCTGTTCAGCCCTAAAACCTCTTATGGCGGCACGGCCTGGGAGGTTGATAGTGTGCTGAGCCAACTGATACAGGACGGAAAGGCCCGCGAATGTATTGTGGTAGGTATCTGGAATACCGATTTGCGCTTTCGGGAGTACGCGCCTGCCAAGCCGTATGCTCGTTTGAGCGCCGCCCAGCAACAGCCGTATGCCCAAGTAGTACCCGCTGCACCGCTATCTGATGTCTACCTGAAGTTTCTGGTGACGGAGCTTAAGCCCTTCATTGACAAGAAGTACGCCACGGCGCCCAAGCGGGCTGATACGTTTATAGCCGGCTCCAGCATGGGTGGTCTTATTTCCTTGTACGCTGTGCTGGAATACCCGCAGGTATTTGGCGGCGCGGCCTGTATTTCTACCCACTGGCCGCTTAGCGTGCAGCAGGATAGCAACGATTTTACGGAGGTCATGGTGGCCTACATGCAGCAGAAGCTGCCGCGCCGTATGCGCCCAAAGCTGTACTTCGACTACGGCACCACCACCCTCGACGCGTGGTATGAGCCGCACCAGTTGCGGGCAGATAGTGTGCTGCGTGCTGCTGGCTATACTAGCACCAATTGGCTGACGCGCAAGTACGAAGGCGCTGCCCACAACGAGGCGGCCTGGCAACAACGGGTAGCTGTGCCGCTGCAGTTTTTGCTGGCTCCCAAGCCCTAA
- a CDS encoding spermidine synthase, with product MKQLLTALRRLISYVLPLTRRVHSAYSGPLEITLSGGRKVLDTAHANYSYGSLQRVLAYGLRFTQPETATHVLVLGLGGGGIVQTLRQTPEFAAAITAIELDPVIIQLADEEFDIRPDAKLDIVCADAFAWVATAPAESFDLMVIDLFLDLALPAGLGTSGFWEHIWRLLAPSGYILLNTLTAENALVDGRPAPEHWERQGFSVKELEVESLNLLYILHKVA from the coding sequence ATGAAGCAACTACTTACGGCCCTGCGCCGGCTGATAAGCTACGTACTACCGCTCACGCGCCGGGTGCACTCCGCATACAGCGGACCACTGGAAATCACGCTTTCCGGAGGGCGCAAAGTGCTGGATACCGCCCACGCCAACTATTCGTACGGCTCTTTGCAGCGGGTACTGGCCTACGGCCTGCGGTTTACCCAGCCCGAAACAGCTACGCACGTGTTGGTGCTGGGCCTGGGCGGCGGCGGCATCGTCCAGACGCTGCGGCAGACGCCGGAGTTTGCGGCAGCCATTACAGCCATTGAGCTTGATCCGGTCATTATCCAGTTGGCCGATGAAGAATTCGATATCCGGCCCGATGCGAAGCTGGACATTGTCTGCGCTGATGCGTTTGCCTGGGTAGCCACGGCCCCCGCGGAGTCCTTCGACCTGATGGTAATTGATCTGTTCCTGGACCTCGCGCTGCCAGCCGGACTGGGTACATCGGGTTTCTGGGAGCATATTTGGCGGCTGCTGGCGCCCAGTGGCTACATCCTGCTCAATACCCTCACCGCCGAAAATGCCCTGGTAGATGGCCGCCCCGCCCCGGAACATTGGGAGCGGCAGGGCTTTAGCGTGAAAGAGCTGGAAGTAGAATCCCTGAACCTGCTCTACATCCTGCACAAAGTGGCCTAG